The sequence GATCCGGCTCGACCGTATGCACTCCTGCGCCGAAGCTGCCTAGCAACTGGAGATTTTCGTCGCTCACAACATCTTCGATCAGCTTCATGCAAGCCGTCACACCATCGGCGATGTTGTATTTCTCCATGGCCTGGACCCCGCCCGTGCGCACACTACCCGAGAACATCTTGTCCGCGGGAGCACGAACCACGATCGAGTCGAGGATCGTACCGGACAGGGCAAGGACGTCGTCGTGGGTGAGGTTGGTGTAGGTCGTCTGGAGCGTGCTGCGAGCCTGACCAAGGGGGGTGGCGGCCACGGCCTCAATGGCGGGATAGAGCAGCGTGCGATCAACGCCATTGATGCCGCTGCCCGAGATCACTCCCTTGGGTCCGTAGGCAGTCCCACCGTAGAAAAGAAGCATCGACAGACGAGCGTGGGCGAAGTGCATCGGGTCTTCTTCGTCAATCGGAAGGAATGGTTTTCCGGTGCTGGCGGCGGCGGTAAGAATGGTGTTGAGTTGTGCCAGCTTGTTGGCCTGGGGAAGAAAACGCAGCGCCTCGGCTGATGCGAAGCGAACCTCATCATCGGCATCGTCAAGCAGGGCCGCCAGATCGCCAGCGGCAGCGGCACTTCCATTTCCGATCTCACCCAAGGCAAAGCACGCACCCACCCGTGATTCGCCGGCCCGGGTGTCATTGGCGATGGCAATCAACTGAGGGACCAGTGTGGCATGTTCCGCGGTGCGGAGCCCGATTTCATTGGCAGCCTCATACTGCACTTTGGGTGACCAGTTGCCGAGATCCGTCACCAGTTCGCTGGTGGTGCGGGTGGTCGCGTTATAGTCTTCCGCCGCAATGGCATCCGCCACGTCCTGGCTGGTCAGATACCGGGCCGGGTCATGCCCGCGTCCCGTGATGTGCAGCTTGCGCAGCGGCAGGGCATAGGTCAGCAGGGCCGCAGTGGACATGTCGAAGTCATTCCATCGCTCGCCACTACCGCTGCCTTCGAGACGGTTCCAGTAAAACCCGCCGTCCCATTCCCGGTTGAGATCCAGCATCCAGCTGATCCGGCTGAAGTAGGTAGCCACCGCCTCTTCACCGCCAGTTGCAGCACCCAGTGGCGCCCACAATTGATTGAAATACGAGCCGGTATGTCCTTCTTCCCGCTCCGAGGAGGCCGCCGTGGCCATCTTGCTGTAGAACTTTCCAGCCTCCACACGATCCGCCAAAAGCTCGAAACAAAGTGAGGACAGTCCGCTCTTGCCATTGGATTCATGCGATTGGCGATAGGGTTCATGTTCCCCGTATGGATGTGCACCATAGCCGGTGTATGCCGCATAAAAGCGGCTTGCCCGCTGGATGGCCGGGTCGATCTGAGGGTTGGTCAGGCCGCATTCCTTGGCCAGCAACAGGCCGAGAAAGGTGGGCATGCCAGCTGAATTGATCGTTCCGTAACCCACGTTGTAGGCATCATTGGGGGCACCCTGAGCGTTGAGGCCAGTCAACTGGTGGCCCATGGTACCCAGATGGCTCTGCCCATTGGCAATCTGCACCGCCATCGCCTCGATCGTTGGCAGAACCAGCGAGTCCGAAGTCTGCAAATAATATTCCGACAGCACCACAAGCTTGTGCCCCAAGCTCCAGGTGATCTTGCTATTGGTGTCGATCTGCCCGGATTTCCAGAAGTCGATCTGCGCCTGCGTGGCAATCAATGCCCGCGCCTCGGTCTGCGCCAACGCCTGGCGTGCCGCATTGGCGGGGTTTGACGGATCGTTACCGGCCAGCAGCGCGAGCGTGCCGAAACCGAACTGGCCGGCATTTACGCTGGCCGTGCGGTGGGCCAACCCCTGCTCGAGGATGGCTGCCGACTTCGGACAGTTGTAGGGTGCCGTCGCACTGTAGGCTCCCAGGGTCTGCAGCGTGATGTCCACCGTCTCGGTCACGCCTGCACGCCAGCGCAGCAACTTGAGCGTGGCCGGGTTTCTCGCTTCCGCATCACCGAGCGCCAGACCCAACGCGATGCGTGCATCCGACGCAAATGCACCGGGTGTCGCCCCGGTTCCATTCACCCCGAGAATCACGTCATTTACTGCCAGGATACCGTTCGCAGGTGACCCCGCTGCAACGCTGGTCACCAGAATCTGGCGTGCCTCACTGGAATCAGCACGATTAACCGGGCGATAGACCCACCCCCGCATACCGGTCGGCCCGAGGTTGATGTAGTTCGTGTCCGTGGGCACCCCGCCATTCGTGAGGTCGGGCGGTGCGGCCATTAACGGGCTGGCGGTCACCAGGATGGCGGCCAGAGAAAAGAACCAACGATGCCAGGCGGATGGGAGCCTGCCAGAGACAGGCTGAAGGGTTTGGTTTTTCATGTGGGATTTTTATGCGGTTTTTTTTGGCCGATCACACAGAAATCAAACCCAGCGAAAGGGAACGGCTCCATGCACTTTACGACCTTAAGATGATTTATTCTGAGAGCAGGAATTCACAATGGCACGGAAATTGTGGAGCAGAGGGGTCGCATCATCGTATGACCCAAGAATCCATATTTCGAATGAGGAATCTCAACGCAAAGGCGAAGATGCCACAAAGGAATGCAGAGCTGCGCTGATCTTTGAACCGATTCCGACCGGAGAATATCGCGATCTTCTTCTCACCCGACGGGTGAAGGTGTGAAGCAATCTCCACCGTTTTCAAAGGTTGCTGGCATCAGGGCATGTTACGCACAGCCCCAATCCCAACTGCGGATTGCAGGGTGACGGGAAATGAGAACCCAATCTCTCAGACGCAAATCCCCAGTTTCCTAACGGGAAGGATTACCCGGTGCCTTGGGGCAATGAACCCAGGGATGGCGGCCATGACGGCGCCTACGGAGCAAGCAGATCCACCATGTCGTCGCCAAGCGCCTTGCCTACGAGGAAATAACTTTCCGCGTTGTGGTTCCAATGGAAGCTGGTGGTGCTCGGGGAGATCGACGAATCGCGCCAGAAAGGCCGGGTGTCGGAGGAAAGCACGTTCGCCGGCTTCGCGACACCCGCGACCCAGAGCTGGGCTTTCTCGACTGCATGGTAGCCAGTGTAGGGAGGGGCTTCCGCAGGCCCGGCGTTGTTCATGCCCGTGGTGGCGATCGCAAACGGCAGGTTGGGCTTGCCGAATTCCGCCCGCACATCGCTGATGAAGTCAGGGAGGTTGTCCTTGTATTCATCCGCAGCCGATGCCGGGGCGCGGTCGCTGGTGCCCTGATGCCAGCCGAATCCGACGATCTGGTAGCCCCGTCCGGCCCACTCGGGAAACTCGGTGCCGAGGTTGCTCAGGACTTCGCGCGCGTTGTTGAAGATTTCGTAATACGAAGCACCCACCACTCCGCCGCGCTTGGCCACGGCACTCGGCGGGCGGAAGTTCGAGACCAGATTGTGGCCACCCCAGGCCGCCTTGATGATTAGGACTTGCTCGTTCTCGCCGGGGTAGTAATCACCGAGCACCTGGCCGAAGGCGTATTCCGGGCCGAACCAGCCAGAGTTGGCACCTTTGAACGGAGGGCCAAGGTCACCTTTGCTGACCGGCTCGCCGAGATTTCCGGAGTGGCCATTGCGCCACCACACCTTGACGTCGCTGCGGGTCTTCCAAGCGCTGGTTGCCGGTTGGCCGGGATCCGCCAAGAGCGCGGCGTAGTCATACTCCGGATATGAGCCATTGTTGACAGCAAGATGGCGGAGGCTGCCGATCGCGCCAGCCACGCCGCCGTTTCCGGTTTCGCTCATCCCATAGCCGACCATGTTGGACTGTCCGGCGAGGATGAAGACCTTGATGCCGTTCGGATTGTCATCCCAGGTCTGGAACTGGCCGCTGGTGCCGTTGCCCAGCGGCTGGCCGACGGCGTTGGCGATCCGGTTGGTGGTCACCGTGAAGTCGCCGTCGATGCCGAGAGGGGCGGCCAAGGTCAGCGTCACCGTCTTTCCGTCTGCGCTCAGAGTGGCGCTGGAGACGGCGATGGTGCCGCCACCGCTCTGTGAGACGGTGTAGTTTTGCGGATTTGTCGTGCTGGCAGGATCCATCGCTTCGCTGAAAACCATCGTGATGGAAGAGCCGCTGCCCCAGATCTGGCTCATGACCGGAGCTACACCGAAATTCTCCGCCGACATCTGGATGAACAGCTTGGACTCGTTGAGTAGTTCCGGAGCGAGCGTGACATCAACGATCTCGACATCACCGACAGGGGCGCGGGGAGTATGGATCGCTCCGGATTCCCAATACCAATCGACGAGGTCGGTCGAATACCAGGCCTTGTAGGTGAGGCCGGTAAGCGACTGAGTGCGGCGGGTGTAGCTGAAAGTCCCCGAGTCGGGATCGAAGGGGATGGCGATCGGATTCGCCGAGGATGGGTTCTGCGGGTTGAGCCCGAAGATACGTTCCGCGTCGTTGCTGATGCCGTCGCCGTCATCGTCGTTTCCTGACGCTCCAAGCCCCGGATAGGCGGAAGCCCAGGTATCGAAATCACTGACGGAAGCCGTCTGACCCAGCAGCAATGTGTAACCGCCCGGATTGGCTCCGGAGGTTCGCGCCGAGTTCAGGCGCATGACCACGTAGCGACCGCTCAGTGTGCCGCCAGGCAGAAGATACTCGTTTAGGACGGCGCTGTTTCTGGTCAGGTTCACCGAGGCATCCGGAACCGGTTGCGTGGAAAAAATCGCCAACGGAATCGCGGTGGAGGCATTGCCGGGGTTGTTGTTGGTGACCCAGAAATCGATGGATGACACATCGTCGAAGCCATCGGCCTTGCGCTGGGCGTGCACGAAGCCGTCGAATGAGATGGTCTGCCCCATGTCATACACCACGGTGTGGGCGAAGGTGCCGCTGACGCCATCGGAATCCGTGCCCACGGCAGCAAACATGCTGCCGCGGTTGGCGGTCGTCCCGACGTTGGCAAGCGTCTCGCTGCCATTGTAGAAATTGGCAATCGTGCCGGTTGAGCTGGAGCTTGTCGCCGAGACCGGATCCGGAAGCAACGCAACCAGGTAGATGGCGCCCGCCTGGGTGAAGGCCACGCTGGCGGTTTGGGTGATCACGATGCCATCGGTGATGGAGGTGGCGGTGAACACACCGGTGCCCGCCATGCCGGAGCGGACCGCAAAGGTCGCCTGCCCGCTTGCATTCGTGGATTGGATGTCCACAGGCGTGATCGTCACCGAACCGGGGCCGGAGGTTTTGGCCAGGGAAACCCCCTCGTTCGGCACCGGGTTCCCGGATGCGTCCCTGAGGGTGATGGTGATGGTCGAGCTGGTCGTGCCGTCGGCGGGAACCGAGGTCGGCGAGGCCACCACCGTGGAAGTGCCGGCATTCACCGGGCCGGGGCCCGCAACCGTTTGGAAATCGACGGCGGCTGTCTGGGTGATCGCCACCGAATCCCCGGTGGCGGTGAAGGTCTGTGTGCCGACCGCGCCCGACTTGACCGTGAAGGTCACCACGCCGCTGGCGTTGCTCGTGCTGTTGGCGGTCTGGATGGTGGCGCTGCCATTGCCAACCAAGGAAACCGTTTTCCCGGAAACCGCCGCTCCACCGGCATCCTTGAGCGTGACGGTGATGTTGGAGGTTGTCGTATTATCCGCAGGAACCGCGGCCGGTGAAGCCGCGACCGTCGAGACACCTGCACTCACCGGGCTGGCATAGGCATTGGTGGTGGCTGAGGCGGATCCTGAGGCGGCGGTTGCGTTCGGTGTGGCCGCCTTGTCGCGCGCCGTCACGGTGTAGGTGTATTGCGTGTTCGCTTGCAGCCCGGTGTCGGTGTAGGTGGGGCTGTCCTGCCAGCCGCTGTTGGTGGCGCCGGGGTTGCCGGAAGTTTCCGTGAAGGAATATTCCACACCGCTCGGGTCGGAAGCCGTGGTCGCGGTCATGGTGATGCTGGTGGAATTCACCGCCGCAGGCACACTCGCCCAGGTCATGGGATTCGGCGTCGGGGCCGTGGTGTCCGAACCACCGCCTCCGCCGCTTCCGATGGTTCCGGAGATGGCGATGTTGTCCAGATACAGACGGTTGCCACCCGCATTGTTGGCAATCCGGAAAGTGGCTTTCTCACCTGGGGAAAGCGTGTAATCGGACAACATGTCGGAAAGCGCGAACTCGAAGCCGTAGAAGGCAGTAGAGGTGGGGGTGGTGAGTGTGATCGTTTTCGTGCCAGTGGCCGAGAGCGCGCTGGCAGAAAGGACAGGCGGGTTGGCGAAGGTCCCGTTTTGTTGCAGGGAAATCGTCAATGTATCCGGGGAGCCCGTGGGAGCGGCCGTGGTGGTCAGGCGTTTCGCGCTGATATGGAATTTATCCAACACCACATCACTGGTTCCGGTATTCTGAATCTCATAGTTGATCCAACTGGCAGCCGCTTGGGTGGCCACCCACTTCGAGGTTGATGTTGATGAAGCCGGAGTGAACGTCGAGGTTCCCCAAAGACCATCGGCTGCCGCGACAGTGTTGTCCCACTGAAGCTCCTTGTTGGTCGCTTGATCCGTCCAAATTCTGGCACTGACTGCTCCTACTGTTCCAGCGCTTTGCAGAGGACTCGTGAGTTGTCTGACTCCCGTGCTGGAGGTGGCTGTTGCAGGAGAAACTGCGGTTTGGCTTTGGGTGCCGTCGAATCCACCAAGCAGGATGGCTTGGCCGTAGCTGGCGGACAGGCAGAGCGAAAGCGCCAGGGAGACAATGGGGAGCGCTTGCAAGCGTTGCTTCATAAGAACAGAAAGGTCTTTCGTAGTAATCGATTGTTGGGGGCTCAAAAAAAGCCGCCACATGGAACATGCGGCGGCTTTTTCTGAAGTTGCATTCAAGCTACAATCAGCGGCGGCGGCGTAGGAGAAGCAACGCGCCGATGCCTCCGAGGAGGGCGGCGGACGGCTCGGGAACCGGTACGATGGTGCCGGAAATCGCAATGTTATCTAAAAAACTGTCAGAGCCCCACGCGGGGACTGCTATTCTGAAGGTAGCGGTATCGCCAGCTGCAAGAGTGGTGCTGGAAACATTGGCGAGGTTGACTTCATACCCGACCCATGAGGTGGTCTGAGTCAGAGTGACATTGACTGGGCCCACGGCAGTTAGGTCGCTGGCAGATAGTACAGGTGAAGCGGCAAACGTTCCATTCTGCTGCAAGGATACCGTGATGGTATTACCTCCGTCGGTAGCGGAACCGCGTGCAAGATTGAAATGAAGCTTATCGAGAATCAGATTCTGTGTTCCCGTGTTGCTAATTTCGTAGTTGATCCAACTTGTAATTGTGCCTCCAAGCCGAAAATTCCCCACGTATGGGTTGGCAGTACCCGATGCTGGAGCAACAGTGAATGTCGAAACGCCCCAAAGGGTATTGGTACTGTTAGTTCTGGCGCTCCACTGGAATTCTTTACCGGTATTTTGATCCGTCCAGATCCGTGTGCTGACATTGCCAACTGCGCCAGCGTCTTGCTTGAATCCTTGGCGAAGTTCTCTGACCCCTGTGCTGGAGGAGGTCGTTGCCGGAGAAATGGTGTTTTGCGTCTGCGTCCCGTCAAAGCCTCCGAGCAGGATGGAGGCACCATGCGCGGATCCGACCGTAAGCGCTGCGATCACCAGAAATGTGATGGTTGGGATAGTTTTCATTTTTTGTTTAGGGGTCTGTAGTGTCGTGAGCTGAGCATTGCCGACACCTGTAGGATGTCGTTCCGGCTCAAATCCGTCCAGTCACACGATCGTATGATGGGAAAAGTGCGGGTTTTCGCGCCTGACATGCCGGGGGCTTTGCGGCAGCGTCGAGGGCATGGCGGTGTCGCGGCTGATGGTTCTTACCTGCCTCCTGTTGGGGGGCGCGGGAGAATCGCGGGGAAAGGGTGCGGGCGAGAATCCGTTCACCGAGCGGGTGGCGCGCTTCCTTAGCCCAGAGCTGCGCCGAACGGAGGCGCGGTTGGTGGATTTGGAGGGGGAACTGGGGAGCTTGCCGAAGCTGATCGACCGCCCTTTCGCTTCCCGTTACGGATTCCGCAGCGGGAACCTGGAGAGGGAAGATGAGGAGCAGTGGGCGCAGATCGATCTGGGGAAGAGCATGGAAATCAGCCGCATCGTGGCGGTGCCGGTGAATGTCGCGCTGATCGGGGAGCGGGGGGCGGGTTATGGTTTCCCGAGGCGGTTCAGGATCGAGGTGGCGGACAACCCGGAGATGGGGGGGGCGGTGACGGTAGTGGACAAAACGGCGGCGGACGTGCCGAATCCCGGGGCATACCCTGTGGATTTCCCGATGAAAGGGGTGGAGGGGCGCTACGTGCGATTGACCTCGACACGGCATTTTCCGGTGGATGAGGGATTCATCTGGGCGCTGGAGGAGCTGCTGGTGCTCTCCGGGAACCGGATGGTCTCGGTCGGCGGCAAGGTGTCCGCTTCCAGCAGCCTTGACCTCTTTCCGAACTGGTCGGTGAATCGGCTCAACGACGGATTCAGCTCGCTGGGCATGCCTGTAAGCACACAGGCAAGCCCCACGCGCGGCTATCTCAGTGCGGTGTCGAATTTTCCGGCGGCGGAGAAATGGTTGGCGGTTGATCTGGGGCGGGAGATGCCGATCGATGAGATCCGGCTGCTGCCCGTAGAGTCGGATGACTTCGAGCACCCCGGGTTGCGGTCGTTTCCCAGGGGCTATGTGGTGGAACTGGCGGGCGACGCGGGATTTTCCGAAGTGCCGTGGAGCCTGGCTTTTCCAAATTCCAATCTTGTAGGTCATCCCGGCGGACGCCCGGTGATCCTCCAGTCCGGCGGTGCGCGGGGGCGTTACCTACGTCTGCGGACGACGGGTCTGTGGGGGGAGGGGGATCGGGTGGGTTACGGCTTGGCGGAGCTGCAGGCCTATTCCGGGGACGAGAACGTGGCGCTTGGAAAAGCGGTCACGGCCAGCGACACGTTCGAGGGGACACCCGACGGGGAGTGGTTCCCGGCGGCGGCGGTGGACGGCAACACCAGCCTCCACCGTATCATCGAGATCCCGGAGCACCTGGATCTCATTGCCCGGCGGGGTTCGCTGGAAGGGGAGAAAGTCCAGTTATCCGCAAAGCGGGAGCGGAACATCGCCCGGATTTCCGGTATCCTCGGCTACGGCGCGGGCGGGCTGGTTGTCACGCTGGCATTGGGAACGGCATGGTCGGTGGGAAGGCAGCGCGTCGTGAGGGAAAGGGATCTGAAGCTGCTGCGCGAGCAGATCGCGCGGGATCTCCATGATGACATCGGCAGCAATCTCGGCGGCATCGTCTTGCTGGGCGAGGTGGGTTCGGAATCCAGCACGGATCCGCAGTCGCGCGATGACTTCCGCCTGATCCGCGACGCTGCGGACGAGGCCTCGGCGTCCATGCGGGACATCCTTTGGCTGATCCAGGGCGGTGAGACCGGGCTGGCGGATCTGGTCGCGAAAATGCGGCAATCCGCGGATACGATCCTCGGTGACAAGAAGGTTTCACTGATCGTGGAGCCTGCCGATTTCAGGGATATCCCGCTGAGCCTGCTGTTCCGCCGCCATGTGCTTTTTTCGTTCAAGGAAGCGCTCAACAACATCCGCAAGCATGCCGGGGCTTCGAAAGTCGATATCCGTCTGGCGGTCGATGCACGCCATTTCACGTTCGCCATCCGTGATGATGGCATCGGTTTCGATCCGCTCTCCGCCGCCCATCCCGGCCACGGCCTTCACAATTTCCAGCGGCGCGCGGACAGGCTGGGCGGAACCCATCGCATCGAAAGTGCGCCGGGGTGTGGTTCGGAAGTGACATTCACCGCACCCCTGAAATCATGAACGGCATGAACGCGACAATCAAATCACCGCTCTGCGTCTGGCTGGTGGAGGACAACGCCACCTTCGCCACCGGCGTGCAGCGGGCGGTCAACGGCCTGGACGGCATGGATTGCACGGGAAATTTCCGCTCCGTCGAACTGGCCTTCGCGGCGCTCGACCGCGGCGAAATCCCGGATGTCATCCTGCTTGATGTGCAGCTCCCCGGCATGGACGGCATCAGCGCGCTTTCGGTTCTGAAAACACGCGTGCCCAGGGCGCAAGTGATCATCCTGACGGTGTTCGACGACGCGGATAAGATCTTCCGGGCGGTGTGCGCGGGAGCCTCGGGATACATCCTGAAATCCTCCGGCTCCGGAGCCATCGGCGATGCGATCCGGCAGGTGATGGAAGGCGGCGCGCCGATGACGCCCGGAGTGGCCCGCAAGGTGCTCGACGCCTTCGCCGGGCTGGAGTCGGGGACGATCGGCAACGATTACCACCTCACCGAGCGCGAGTGCGGGATCCTGCGCCTCATGGCGGATGGGTTGGTGAAAAAGGAGATCGCCGGTTCGCTCGGGATCAGCGTCCACACCGTTTCCACCCACATCCAAAGGGTGTATGAAAAGCTCCACGTAACGACCAACACCGGCGCGGTGGCGAAGGCGCTGCGCGAGCGACTGATCTGAGGAGAGCTGGAGCGGAACGGCTCAGATCGTCCCGAACAGCCTGTCCCCCGCATCGCCAAGCCCGGGCAGGATGTAGCCTTTTTCGTTCAGGCAACGGTCGATGGCTGCCGTGTAAATCGGAACCTGTGGGTGGCTGGACTGGAAAGCGGCGATCCCCTCAGGGGCGGCCAGCAGGCAGGCGAAGCGGATGCTTCTCGCACCCGCCTCAAGCAGGGTCGTGACGGCATGCACCGCCGAACCGCCGGTGGCCAGCATCGGATCCAGGAGGATCAGGTCGGACTCGCCGAGCGGCGTGGGGTGCTTGAGGTAGTAGGCCTCGGGCTCGAGGGTTTTCTCGTTCCTTGCCAGCCCGATGTGGGCGACCGCAGCCTGGGGGATGAGATCGAGAAAGCCGTCGAGGAAGCCGAGCCCGGCACGCAGGATGGGGACGAGGATGATGGGGCGTGCCACCTTATCACCCGAGGTCAGCTCAAGCGGGGTCTGGCAGGGCACGAGCGTGCGCCCGAGATCCGCGGTGACGGCCGGAACCATGAGCGAGGCGATGCGGCGCACCCGCTGCCGGAACTCAAAGTTCGGGCAATCCGGCTCCCGGATGCAAGTCAGCTCCGCGGAGATCAGCGGATGGTCGATGTGGTGGATCATTTCAGGGCTTCGAGGCGAGGATTCGTTTCACTTCCGCCTGGGTGACACCGAGGGCGACGGCCACTTCCTTGAAATCGCCGCCGGAGCGGTCGAGAAGGCGGCCGACGATCTGCCGGGAAAGCCAGTCCATGAGCGGCGCGTCTGCGGGGGCGGAATTGATCACCTGGTCGAGACCATGGGCAAGGGCGGAGGTGCGCCCCGGTGCGGACGCCAGCGGAATGTCAGCGGGGAGAAGGATCTGTGAGGAGGCCAGCGCACAGGCGCGGGCCATGGTGTTCTCCAGCTCGCGGACGTTCCCCGGCCAGTGGTGGGCTTGCAGCGATGCCGTCGCCTCGCCGGAAATGCGGATGCGGGCCATCCCGTTTTTCCGGGTGATGCGCTGGAGGAAATACTCGGCGAGCAGCGGGATGTCCTCCGGCCTTTCGCGCAGCGGCGGGATGCGCAGCTCGACCACGTTGAGGCGGTAGAACAGGTCTTCGCGGAAGCGCCCTGCGGAAACCTCCGCGGCAAGGTTCTTATGCGTCGCCGCAACGATGCGCACATCGGTCTTGAGCATGTCGTTCGCGCCGACGCGGGAGAAGCTCCCGTCCTGGAGCACGCGCAGCAGCTTCACCTGGATGGAGAGCGGCATGTCGCCGATCTCGTCGAGGAAAAGCGTGCCGCCATCTGCCTGCTCGAAGCGCCCCTCGCGGCGGGAGATGGCTCCAGTGAAAGAGCCTTTCTCGTGGCCGAAGAGTTCGCTTTCCAGGAGGTTTTCCGGGATTGCCCCGCAGTTGATGGTGATCATCTCGCGCTGCCTGCGCGGGCTGTATTCGTGCACCGCCTTTGCGACAAGCTCCTTGCCGGTGCCGCTTTCCCCCGAAATGAGGACCGGTGCATCCGATCTAGCGACACGCCCGACAAGCTTGAAAACATCCTGCAAGGCGCGGGAAACGCCGATGATCTTCACCCGCCCGTCCATGCTCGGCAGCTCGGCGGAGGGCTTGTCCGCGCTGCGCCTGTCCTCCACGGTCTGCAGGGCGGACTCCACCACCGGCCGCAGCTCGAAGGAAAGCGATTCCTTGCGCAGCACATCGTGCGCCCCTTTCTGCGTGGCCTCGATGATCTGCCCGGTGGTCGGGAATCCGGTGGTCAGGATGACCAGGGTGTCGGGGCTCTGCGCGCGGATGCGGCCGAGCAGGTCCAGCCCGTCGAAGGGCTGGATGGAAACCGCGGAGACCACCACGTTGACATGGGTTTTCTCGATCACCTTGATCGCCTTGCCCGCATCATCGCAGCGGAGGATGCGCAGCCCCTTCGCGGCAAGGTGCTTGGTGGCCCAATCCAGGAAATCCAGATCGGGATCGACAAGCAGCAAGGTTTCTTCGGAGGGGGAATCGGGCATTGCGCGGCTCGGCATGTTCCCGGATGAGGCGGCGTATGGCAAGAGGCAAGATGTGACGGGGAATCCCGCCTCACTCCGCCGCCTGCGCCATCATCCCCTCGGCCAGCGCCCTGAGCTCCTCCACCGGGATCGCGAAGGTCTCACAGCGGTTGGCGCGGGCGATGTTCATGCCGACCAACCGCCCCCGGAGATCCAGCACAGGGCCACCCATGGTGCCGGCGGAGGCGAGGATGTCATGCTGGATGACGCGCGGGAATCCGCTGCGGCGCTTGGAGTAGTCGCCGCTCATCTGGTCGTTACGGCTTTTGTCCGCAAACAGCTCGGCCTTGGCGGATAGCTTCACATCCAGCTCCATCGTTTTCCCGTCCCTCTTCACCGAGAGCTTCACGGCATCCCCCGCTTTCATGTCCTCCAACAGCTTGACGAGATCCTTGAGGGTCTTCGTGGGCTTGCCGTTGACCTTGGAGATCACATCGCCCTTTTTCAGGCCGGCTTCCTCAGCACCGCTGCCTTCGCTGACCGCCTCCACCTCCAGCCTGTCATCCGCCTTGGCCAGCGTGACGCCAAGCGCCGGGCCGCCCGCCGCGGGGATCTCCCTTGCGTTCGCGCTGATGACACCCGCCAGGGCGCGGCGCTTGGTGCGGCTCGTCACACCGTTCACAACCACCCAGGTGCCCAGCGCCAGCTCGCTGTCGGGCGCGTATTCGACGGGGACCAGACCCGACGCCTCCACCTTCAGCAAGGCGACATCCCAGTTCGCATCCGTCATCACCACCTTTGCGGACTTGAAGCTCTCCCTGTCCACCCTGACGGAAAGCCCGGACACGCCCTCCACCTCGCTGGCCTTCGTGAGTATGTGGCCGTTTTCGGATACCACCGTGCCATAAGCGATTTCCTTGCGGCCGGCGTAGATGACGGCGCTGGATTTCTGCAGCACCTCCTGCTGGGGGGCGAAGGCGGCCGTCACCGCCTCACCGGTGGTGCGGTATGCCGTTTCCAGGCTCTGCTGGGAAAACGCCGTGCCGGTGCACGAAAGCACGGCAAGTAGCGCAGCGGCAGCCCTAGCGTTTCCCGAGCCTGAGTTCGATCGTTTCATCTTTTCCATCGCGTGTGATTTCCAGGGTCAGCTTGTCCTCCGCCGCCATTTCCGCAAGCAGCGCCTGCATCCCCTCCCTGGTGGTGAGCTTCTCGCCGTTGAATGTGCGCACAAGGTCGCCCTCCTTCAGCCCGGCCTTCTCCGCGGGGCTTTCCTTCCCGACCTTGGTGATCTCCAGCCCGCCCTCCACATCCTTGGTCGCGATCCCCAGGAAGCCGCTGCCC comes from Akkermansiaceae bacterium and encodes:
- the upp gene encoding uracil phosphoribosyltransferase produces the protein MIHHIDHPLISAELTCIREPDCPNFEFRQRVRRIASLMVPAVTADLGRTLVPCQTPLELTSGDKVARPIILVPILRAGLGFLDGFLDLIPQAAVAHIGLARNEKTLEPEAYYLKHPTPLGESDLILLDPMLATGGSAVHAVTTLLEAGARSIRFACLLAAPEGIAAFQSSHPQVPIYTAAIDRCLNEKGYILPGLGDAGDRLFGTI
- a CDS encoding response regulator transcription factor, producing the protein MNATIKSPLCVWLVEDNATFATGVQRAVNGLDGMDCTGNFRSVELAFAALDRGEIPDVILLDVQLPGMDGISALSVLKTRVPRAQVIILTVFDDADKIFRAVCAGASGYILKSSGSGAIGDAIRQVMEGGAPMTPGVARKVLDAFAGLESGTIGNDYHLTERECGILRLMADGLVKKEIAGSLGISVHTVSTHIQRVYEKLHVTTNTGAVAKALRERLI
- a CDS encoding Ig-like domain-containing protein, with amino-acid sequence MLDKFHISAKRLTTTAAPTGSPDTLTISLQQNGTFANPPVLSASALSATGTKTITLTTPTSTAFYGFEFALSDMLSDYTLSPGEKATFRIANNAGGNRLYLDNIAISGTIGSGGGGGSDTTAPTPNPMTWASVPAAVNSTSITMTATTASDPSGVEYSFTETSGNPGATNSGWQDSPTYTDTGLQANTQYTYTVTARDKAATPNATAASGSASATTNAYASPVSAGVSTVAASPAAVPADNTTTSNITVTLKDAGGAAVSGKTVSLVGNGSATIQTANSTSNASGVVTFTVKSGAVGTQTFTATGDSVAITQTAAVDFQTVAGPGPVNAGTSTVVASPTSVPADGTTSSTITITLRDASGNPVPNEGVSLAKTSGPGSVTITPVDIQSTNASGQATFAVRSGMAGTGVFTATSITDGIVITQTASVAFTQAGAIYLVALLPDPVSATSSSSTGTIANFYNGSETLANVGTTANRGSMFAAVGTDSDGVSGTFAHTVVYDMGQTISFDGFVHAQRKADGFDDVSSIDFWVTNNNPGNASTAIPLAIFSTQPVPDASVNLTRNSAVLNEYLLPGGTLSGRYVVMRLNSARTSGANPGGYTLLLGQTASVSDFDTWASAYPGLGASGNDDDGDGISNDAERIFGLNPQNPSSANPIAIPFDPDSGTFSYTRRTQSLTGLTYKAWYSTDLVDWYWESGAIHTPRAPVGDVEIVDVTLAPELLNESKLFIQMSAENFGVAPVMSQIWGSGSSITMVFSEAMDPASTTNPQNYTVSQSGGGTIAVSSATLSADGKTVTLTLAAPLGIDGDFTVTTNRIANAVGQPLGNGTSGQFQTWDDNPNGIKVFILAGQSNMVGYGMSETGNGGVAGAIGSLRHLAVNNGSYPEYDYAALLADPGQPATSAWKTRSDVKVWWRNGHSGNLGEPVSKGDLGPPFKGANSGWFGPEYAFGQVLGDYYPGENEQVLIIKAAWGGHNLVSNFRPPSAVAKRGGVVGASYYEIFNNAREVLSNLGTEFPEWAGRGYQIVGFGWHQGTSDRAPASAADEYKDNLPDFISDVRAEFGKPNLPFAIATTGMNNAGPAEAPPYTGYHAVEKAQLWVAGVAKPANVLSSDTRPFWRDSSISPSTTSFHWNHNAESYFLVGKALGDDMVDLLAP
- a CDS encoding sigma-54-dependent Fis family transcriptional regulator, with protein sequence MPDSPSEETLLLVDPDLDFLDWATKHLAAKGLRILRCDDAGKAIKVIEKTHVNVVVSAVSIQPFDGLDLLGRIRAQSPDTLVILTTGFPTTGQIIEATQKGAHDVLRKESLSFELRPVVESALQTVEDRRSADKPSAELPSMDGRVKIIGVSRALQDVFKLVGRVARSDAPVLISGESGTGKELVAKAVHEYSPRRQREMITINCGAIPENLLESELFGHEKGSFTGAISRREGRFEQADGGTLFLDEIGDMPLSIQVKLLRVLQDGSFSRVGANDMLKTDVRIVAATHKNLAAEVSAGRFREDLFYRLNVVELRIPPLRERPEDIPLLAEYFLQRITRKNGMARIRISGEATASLQAHHWPGNVRELENTMARACALASSQILLPADIPLASAPGRTSALAHGLDQVINSAPADAPLMDWLSRQIVGRLLDRSGGDFKEVAVALGVTQAEVKRILASKP